The Candidatus Acidiferrales bacterium genomic sequence AGGGTTTGCGCGTAGAAAAAGCACGGCGGCTTCCGAAAAGGCCCACTTCAAATGGACGTTACCGATCTTGTTGCCACCGGTTCCCAACCTTTTTCCGGAGGAGCTTTTCTCACACTTGACCAAGCGAGAGTAGGAGGCGAAGTTTTGAACGCGCTCGAATCGGTCGATATCGTGGATTTCGTAAAGAATGGTCATGGCGAGTACCTTGCCAATTCCGGGTATGGAACGTAGTCGATAGAAATTGTCCTGGTCATGGAGCTTTGTTTGACGGCAGAGATATAGCTCGAGCTTTGTGATGAGCGAGTCGTAGTGCTCAGCGAGCTCGATGTCTGAGGATACGCTTTTAGAAGCGGCAGAATCGGCGAAATGCTCGGCAACGCCTTCACGATTTTTTCTGTAGGCGAGCCGAGCCTTGGGAGTTGGGAGATTGTATTGGTGGTGTGTGTTTTGGATGTGAGCAAGGAGTTGACCTCGTTGTCGCACCCAAAAGAGTCGACGACGGAGCAAGTCACGGGTGGAGCGCATCTCTGCTGGGTAGACGTAAGCCTGGGGAAGCATGCCACCTCGAAGAAGGGTGGCGATCTTAAGAGCATCGATGCGGTCGTTCTTGGCTTTTCCTCCATGAATGGCTTTCATGTAGAGGGCATGGCCGAGGACGAAAGCGATACCCTCTTGAGCGCAGAGGTCGGCCAGCCAATACCAGGTGAAGATACACTCCACGGCGACGACGAGGTCCTCACGAAAAGGGGCGATGGCGTTCAGGAAAACGTCGGGGTCGGTGGGCAAGTTTTTGTGTAGGAGGGTCTTGCCGTCGTGGCTGAGCACGCAGAGGTACATGGATCTTGCGTGGAGGTCGATGCCGCAGTACTGCTTGTGGTTTGTGTTGTAGAATCTCATCAGGCTCTCTCCTTTTAGGGATCCTTGGATGTTTCCCTAGCGTACCCCCAATACCGGCGCAGGCGGGAGGGGGCCTGTATGAGAATCAACCGGATGCGCCTGACGAGGCCCGGCTAGAATAGAGCCGCGCAGCTGATCGCACTGTTAGACCCCCGGGTTGCACGGGCCGCAGAGTTGGGAGTAATCTGACCACATGGAAAAACCAGTGATCTCCTGCAGCCCCGATGTAATGGGGGGCACCCCGGTATTTGTCGGCACTCGGGTGCCGGTTCAGACGCTCCTTGACTACCTCGAAGCTGGAGAGTCCATTGACGACTTCCTTGCCGGTTTTCCTTCGATCAGTCGAGAACAGGTCATCAAGTTCCTCGAGCAAGCGAAAGACCGTTTGGTCGCCGCTGCCTCGTGAAGGTACTTGTCGACGAGTGCGTTGACTGGCGACTGTGCCGTGACATCGTCGGTCACGAGGTCAAGACGGCGCGCCAGAT encodes the following:
- a CDS encoding DUF433 domain-containing protein, with the translated sequence MEKPVISCSPDVMGGTPVFVGTRVPVQTLLDYLEAGESIDDFLAGFPSISREQVIKFLEQAKDRLVAAAS
- a CDS encoding IS110 family transposase, which encodes MRFYNTNHKQYCGIDLHARSMYLCVLSHDGKTLLHKNLPTDPDVFLNAIAPFREDLVVAVECIFTWYWLADLCAQEGIAFVLGHALYMKAIHGGKAKNDRIDALKIATLLRGGMLPQAYVYPAEMRSTRDLLRRRLFWVRQRGQLLAHIQNTHHQYNLPTPKARLAYRKNREGVAEHFADSAASKSVSSDIELAEHYDSLITKLELYLCRQTKLHDQDNFYRLRSIPGIGKVLAMTILYEIHDIDRFERVQNFASYSRLVKCEKSSSGKRLGTGGNKIGNVHLKWAFSEAAVLFLRANP